In Acanthochromis polyacanthus isolate Apoly-LR-REF ecotype Palm Island chromosome 18, KAUST_Apoly_ChrSc, whole genome shotgun sequence, the following proteins share a genomic window:
- the LOC110959132 gene encoding sperm-associated antigen 16 protein-like — MVTAQQHSRVKVEHSTAVTVAVCKQRGLEAEKMSARSRDRAEEEEEERKEGLFEEEEDEDETSSASRMKPEPPEHQTIPNIPESVDDFLRNFLLRLGLKRTLSSFESEWYDSAQKVFSGTLPTPQSGVFFLPDASTHQKILRTELETICRETELLRMEVLTAGENLTRMQRERNFHRLQHRRVTDDKNQLKKDLKHLKEHLKSYEPAMKQLEDKHQAALRQKMLLSLQKDRVSNTTEVKENQEKAPEKKSPVKIKHPKDSEFPVYSRMVKLQVDQVMSEPEKSLRSFSLQRSIKAHQLPISCIDLHPKEMMLVSVSDDCRWRMWRLETGEKVAEMMLTGEGHSDWLSGCSFHPDGTKLATTSGDMTVRLWDFSLGCCVLTFFGHSQPAWSCSFHSSGHFLASCSSDRTTKLWDLNSQRCRLTLRRHDASVNSVHFLSSSNFLLTASADKTVALWDARLAVCTAVFTGHRHPCSHATSNMATNVVASCDSGGVVNFWDFRNPAKPLATVDVGPMGANQVAFSQSGRALAVASGDGLVRLVEVESCKVTSLDGHRDGVQSVKFDHKGATVMSAGSDGRINIWS, encoded by the exons ATGGTAACAGCTCAACAACACTCTAGAGTGAAGGTGGAACACAGCACGGCTGTTACCGTGGCAGTGTGTAAACAAAGAGGTTTAGAGGCAGAGAAAATGTCAGCGAGAAGTAGAGacagagcagaagaagaggaagaagagaggaaggaaggtttgtttgaggaggaggaggatgaagatgaaacTTCTTCTGCTTCCAGGATGAAACCTGAACCTCCAGAACATCAAACCATCCCAAACATCCCAGAATCGGTGGATGATTTTCTGAGGAACTTCCTGCTCAGACTCGGCCTGAAGCGAACTCTGAGCAGCTTCGAGTCTGAGTGGTACGACTCGGCCCAGAAAGTCTTTTCAGGTACGCTGCCGACTCCACAATCAGGCGTCTTCTTCCTGCCCGACGCTTCGACTCACCAGAAGATTCTCCGAACCGAGCTGGAAACCATCTGCAGAGAGACGGAGCTGCTCAGGATGGAGGTTCTAACGGCTGGAGAGAATCTAACCAGGATGCAAAGGGAGAGGAACTTCCACCGACTGCAGCATCGAAGAGTCaccgacgacaaaaaccagcTTAAAAAAGACCTGAAACATCTGAAGGAACATCTGAAGTCCTACGAACCAGCGATGAAGCAGCTGGAGGACAAACACCAGGCGGCTCTGAGGCAGAAGATGCTCCTCAGCTTACAGAAAGACCGAGTTTCAAACACCACAGAGGTCAAAGAGAACCAGGAGAAAGCTCCGGAGAAGAAGTCACCTGTGAAGATCAAACACCCGAAGGACTCCGAGTTTCCCGTTTACAGCAGGATGGTGAAGCTTCAGGTGGATCAGGTGATGTCTGAACCGGAGAAAAGTCTTCGTTCCTTCAGTCTTCAGAGATCCATCAAAGCTCACCAGCTGCCGATCAGTTGCATCGATCTTCATCCTAAAGAAATGATGCTGGTTTCTGTCAGTGACGACTGTAGATGGAGGATGTGGAGGCTGGAGACCGGAGAGAAG GTGGCTGAGATGATGCTGACAGGTGAGGGtcactctgattggctgtcaggCTGCAGTTTCCACCctgatggaacaaaactggCAACGACCAGCGGAGACATGACG GTTCGTCTCTGGGATTTCTCTCTGGGCTGCTGCGTTTTAACTTTCTTCGGTCATTCTCAGCCAGCCTGGAGCTGCTCCTTCCACTCCTCCGGTCACTTCCTGGCTTCGTGTTCCTCTGACCGAACCACCAAACTCTGGGACCTGAACAGTCAACGGTGTCGCCTGACGCTTCGACGCCACGACGCCTCCGTCAACAGCGTCcacttcctgtcctcctccaaCTTCCTGCTCACGGCTTCAGCCGATAAAACTGTTGCCTTGTGGGACGCCCGGTTGGCCGTCTGCACCGCTGTCTTTACCGGACACCGACACCCCTGTAGCCATGCCACGTCCAACATGGCAACCAATGTTGTGGCTTCCTGCGACTCTGGTGGTGTCGTAAACTTCTGGGACTTCAGGAACCCAGCAAAACCTTTAGCTACTGTGGACGTCGGACCAATGGGAGCCAACCAGGTGGCATTCAGCCAATCAGGGAGGGCACTGGCAGTTGCTAGTGGTGACGGGTTGGTCAGATTGGTGGAGGTGGAGTCCTGCAAGGTGACCAGCCTGGATGGACACCGTGACGGCGTCCAGAGTGTGAAGTTCGATCACAAGGGGGCGACTGTGATGTCAGCAGGAAGTGACGGGAGAATCAACATCTGGTCCTGA